Proteins encoded within one genomic window of Acinetobacter sp. WCHA55:
- a CDS encoding LLM class flavin-dependent oxidoreductase, which produces MTLSSQNNKPKQIILNAFDMNSVGHINHGLWTHPRDESHRFNELSYWTDLAQTLEHGLFDGLFIADITGVYDVYQNGLDLTLKESIQLPSHDPSTLVSAMAAVTQHLGFGVTVNLSYESPYQFARRFASLDHLTHGRIGWNIVTGYLDSAERLIGQKGLKDHDLRYEQAEEFLELCYKFWEGSWEDGAVQKDKLNRVFTDPSKVHAIQHHGKFFQSQGVFQVSPSIQRTPVLYQAGASSKGLAFATQHAEAMFIGADTPEKLKQQVNKIRALAFSHGRDEQAIKLFVGISVVTAETDELAQEKLAEYIRYASPEAGLAHFSSSVGIDLAQFTDDEAIPYKQTNSIASVNNKFKEQKVTRTDLKAQHVLGGRYPLIVGSGKTVAEKLIQLLDKTGVDGFNLTRTVAPESHQDFIRWVIPELQERGRYKTAYESGSLRHKLFAQGDRLSADHPVQQYRCQSSSPHTQTQQKQTA; this is translated from the coding sequence TGGACCGATTTGGCGCAAACTTTAGAACACGGTTTATTTGATGGTTTATTTATCGCCGACATTACGGGTGTCTACGACGTTTATCAAAATGGTCTGGATTTAACCCTAAAAGAGTCGATTCAGCTTCCAAGCCATGACCCTAGTACACTCGTTTCTGCTATGGCCGCCGTTACACAGCACTTAGGTTTTGGTGTTACTGTGAATCTGAGCTATGAGTCGCCTTACCAATTTGCACGGCGCTTTGCAAGCCTCGACCATTTAACCCACGGTCGTATTGGCTGGAATATTGTCACCGGCTACTTAGACAGCGCAGAACGGTTAATTGGTCAAAAAGGTTTAAAAGATCACGACTTGCGCTATGAACAAGCCGAAGAGTTTCTCGAACTTTGCTATAAATTTTGGGAAGGTTCTTGGGAAGACGGTGCCGTACAAAAGGATAAGTTAAACCGTGTCTTTACTGACCCTTCAAAAGTTCATGCCATTCAGCATCATGGCAAATTTTTCCAAAGTCAGGGCGTTTTTCAGGTTTCCCCATCTATTCAACGTACACCTGTGCTTTATCAAGCAGGCGCCTCAAGCAAAGGCTTAGCCTTTGCAACCCAACATGCTGAAGCCATGTTTATTGGTGCTGACACGCCTGAAAAACTTAAACAGCAAGTCAATAAAATTCGTGCCCTTGCATTCAGCCATGGGCGCGATGAGCAAGCTATTAAACTCTTTGTCGGTATTAGTGTCGTGACGGCAGAAACAGATGAGTTGGCTCAAGAAAAACTCGCTGAATATATTCGCTATGCCAGTCCAGAAGCAGGTTTGGCGCATTTTTCAAGTTCAGTCGGAATAGATTTGGCTCAGTTCACAGATGATGAAGCGATTCCCTATAAACAAACCAATAGCATTGCCTCGGTCAATAACAAATTTAAAGAGCAAAAAGTTACCCGAACAGATTTAAAAGCCCAGCATGTATTGGGAGGACGCTACCCGCTAATAGTCGGGAGCGGAAAAACCGTAGCAGAAAAACTCATTCAGCTATTAGATAAAACTGGCGTAGACGGCTTTAACCTTACACGAACCGTTGCTCCAGAGTCACATCAAGACTTTATTCGTTGGGTCATCCCAGAGTTACAAGAGCGTGGCCGTTATAAAACTGCCTATGAATCAGGTAGTTTACGCCACAAATTATTCGCTCAAGGTGACCGACTCTCCGCAGACCACCCAGTACAGCAGTATCGATGTCAAAGCTCGTCCCCTCATACTCAAACACAGCAAAAACAAACCGCATAA
- a CDS encoding MetQ/NlpA family ABC transporter substrate-binding protein, producing the protein MAQTAKTKFTIIGVIVAAIVIALVAWSYHKKSSNTELVIGISPPFANPLKVAVEEAKQQGINVKLVEFSDWNTPNITLNHGDIDANYFQHQPFLDNAIKETQFKLKALDKGVTTHVGLYSKKYDSIDAIPENARTVIPNDPVNQGRALLLLQQAKLISLKDPNNHLSNLQDIVSNPKKLQFIEVEGPQTARAVDDADLVFSYPHYLRLAKTIDPNDALILDDNTNTLYSILFVVRDDYQQKHPEKAAQLEKFIKIYQTSDKVKQTLNSEIGEKLWFPGWK; encoded by the coding sequence ATGGCTCAAACTGCAAAAACAAAATTTACCATTATTGGGGTAATTGTCGCCGCTATCGTCATCGCACTAGTGGCTTGGTCTTATCATAAAAAATCGAGTAACACTGAACTGGTGATTGGGATCAGCCCACCCTTTGCAAATCCGTTAAAAGTGGCTGTAGAAGAAGCAAAACAGCAAGGCATCAACGTCAAACTGGTGGAATTCTCAGATTGGAACACTCCAAATATCACGCTCAACCATGGTGATATTGATGCCAACTATTTCCAGCATCAGCCCTTCTTAGATAACGCCATCAAAGAAACCCAATTTAAACTGAAAGCACTGGATAAAGGCGTCACCACACACGTCGGTTTATATTCAAAGAAATATGACTCGATTGATGCGATTCCTGAAAATGCACGTACAGTTATTCCAAATGATCCAGTCAACCAAGGCCGTGCGCTTTTACTGTTACAACAGGCTAAATTGATTAGCTTAAAAGACCCAAACAATCATCTATCGAATCTGCAAGATATTGTGAGCAATCCTAAAAAGCTTCAGTTTATTGAAGTTGAAGGTCCACAAACTGCACGTGCCGTTGATGATGCTGACTTGGTCTTTAGCTATCCACATTATTTACGTCTTGCAAAAACCATTGACCCAAATGATGCGCTGATCTTAGATGACAACACCAATACCCTGTATTCGATTTTATTTGTGGTGCGTGACGACTACCAACAGAAACACCCAGAGAAAGCCGCTCAACTTGAAAAGTTCATCAAGATTTATCAAACATCGGACAAAGTTAAACAGACTTTGAATAGTGAAATTGGCGAAAAACTTTGGTTCCCAGGTTGGAAGTGA
- a CDS encoding MetQ/NlpA family ABC transporter substrate-binding protein produces MTQSFTQNRKKWMIGLSVIVAIFALAGYRYSKSHAQDDVLTIGISPPYAELLQSVADDVKKQGIQVKLVEFSDWHAPNVAVQNGDIDANFFQQSVFLRNAIRETNYDLHAFATGTGSHVGLYSKKYQSLDALPTQARVVIPNDPVNSARALILLHRAGLIQLKDINNELSTVKDIVSNPKQLQFIEVEGPQTAHAFNDADLIFGFPHYLKMAKVTDPHHALFLDPIDKKYAILFVTRKDYPDQNQKLATFVQAFQNSKHVQEILDRDFGQGLWFEGWK; encoded by the coding sequence ATGACGCAATCTTTCACTCAAAATCGAAAAAAATGGATGATTGGCTTAAGTGTCATCGTGGCAATTTTTGCTCTAGCGGGTTACCGCTATAGCAAAAGCCATGCGCAGGATGATGTCTTAACGATTGGCATTAGCCCACCTTATGCCGAATTGCTGCAAAGCGTGGCAGATGATGTAAAAAAGCAAGGTATTCAGGTCAAACTGGTTGAATTTTCGGACTGGCATGCGCCAAATGTTGCCGTGCAAAATGGTGACATTGATGCCAACTTTTTTCAGCAAAGCGTCTTTCTACGCAATGCAATTCGCGAAACAAATTATGACCTGCATGCATTCGCCACAGGAACAGGAAGTCATGTCGGACTATATTCTAAAAAATATCAGTCCTTAGATGCACTACCCACTCAAGCCCGTGTGGTTATTCCCAATGACCCTGTGAATTCGGCACGTGCACTGATTTTACTGCATCGTGCAGGTTTGATTCAGCTCAAAGATATCAACAATGAATTGTCTACCGTAAAAGATATTGTGAGCAATCCTAAACAACTTCAGTTTATTGAAGTAGAAGGACCACAAACTGCCCATGCATTTAATGATGCCGATTTAATTTTTGGCTTCCCACATTATTTAAAAATGGCCAAAGTCACAGATCCGCATCATGCTCTTTTTCTTGATCCGATAGACAAGAAATACGCCATTTTATTTGTGACACGTAAAGATTATCCAGATCAAAACCAAAAACTTGCGACTTTTGTGCAAGCATTCCAAAACTCAAAACATGTTCAAGAAATTTTAGACCGTGATTTTGGCCAAGGTCTGTGGTTTGAAGGCTGGAAATAA
- a CDS encoding methionine ABC transporter ATP-binding protein has translation MVSFGSHVDFSTPHIKIRNLNKYYAVQGHSVHALKNIDLDIPTGKVFGIIGKSGAGKSSLLRTLNGLERISEGHIHIHQQDLATLSHAELIQLRQRIGMIFQHFNLMSAKTVYENVALPLIVANYPKQDIEQRVNEVLQLVGLSDKVQHYPSQLSGGQKQRVGIARALVHHPEILLCDEATSALDPESTSVVLSLLKEINQKLGITIVLITHEMQVIREICDQVVVIDGGEIVESGEVWSVFSQPQQGITQELLNLEQLDLPFCLNAELTQLDTHAIFKIRSTSDAHHPPDLKQILEYFPQTVHLYQSQVDTIQNHLIGTLIIAVPTQGLEIQSLLQKLKAHVTHVEVLGYARPTH, from the coding sequence ATGGTCAGCTTTGGTTCTCATGTGGATTTTTCCACTCCACATATCAAAATTCGTAATTTAAACAAATACTATGCAGTACAAGGGCATAGTGTACATGCACTCAAAAATATTGACCTCGACATCCCGACAGGGAAAGTGTTTGGCATTATTGGCAAAAGTGGCGCGGGTAAATCTTCCCTGCTCCGCACCTTAAATGGTTTAGAACGTATTAGTGAAGGTCATATTCATATCCATCAGCAAGACTTGGCAACATTGAGTCATGCGGAACTAATTCAGCTCCGCCAACGTATTGGCATGATTTTCCAACATTTTAATTTAATGTCTGCCAAAACAGTTTATGAAAATGTCGCACTGCCCCTCATCGTTGCCAACTATCCTAAACAAGACATCGAACAACGAGTCAATGAAGTTTTACAGTTGGTTGGGCTGAGCGATAAGGTTCAGCATTACCCATCACAACTGTCTGGTGGTCAAAAACAGCGTGTCGGTATTGCCCGTGCACTGGTTCACCATCCTGAAATTTTACTCTGTGATGAAGCAACATCTGCACTCGATCCAGAAAGTACCTCTGTGGTGTTGTCCTTGCTCAAAGAGATCAATCAAAAGTTGGGTATCACCATTGTATTGATTACCCATGAAATGCAAGTGATTCGGGAAATATGCGATCAGGTAGTGGTCATTGATGGTGGTGAAATTGTGGAATCAGGTGAAGTTTGGTCTGTGTTCTCTCAACCCCAACAAGGCATTACCCAAGAACTGCTGAATCTAGAACAACTCGATTTGCCTTTTTGCTTAAATGCGGAACTCACGCAGCTCGATACACATGCCATTTTCAAAATTCGCTCGACTTCAGATGCGCATCATCCACCAGACTTAAAACAGATTTTGGAGTACTTTCCACAAACTGTTCATTTATATCAAAGTCAGGTCGACACCATTCAAAACCATTTAATTGGAACATTGATTATTGCTGTTCCCACACAGGGCCTAGAAATTCAATCATTACTACAAAAACTAAAAGCGCATGTGACACATGTAGAGGTACTTGGCTATGCACGACCAACTCATTGA
- a CDS encoding methionine ABC transporter permease, with amino-acid sequence MHDQLIDLLLTGTIDTLIMVGASAFFALLIGLPMAVVLVSTSEHGIYPSKSINHSLGWLVNITRSVPFLILMVALIPLTRWIVGTSYGVWAAVVPLTLAATPFFARIAEVSLREVDQGLIEAAQAIGCNRTQIIWHVLLPEALPGIVAGFTVTIVTMINSSAIAGAIGAGGLGDIAYRYGYQRFDMQIMLAVIVVLVILVMCVQAIGDNLANQLDKRKV; translated from the coding sequence ATGCACGACCAACTCATTGATTTATTACTGACAGGTACTATCGACACCTTAATCATGGTCGGCGCATCTGCATTTTTTGCCTTACTCATTGGTCTACCTATGGCGGTGGTTTTAGTCAGTACCTCTGAGCATGGCATTTATCCCTCTAAAAGTATTAACCATAGCTTAGGCTGGTTGGTAAACATCACCCGTTCCGTTCCCTTCCTAATTTTGATGGTGGCCCTCATTCCACTCACACGTTGGATTGTAGGCACAAGTTATGGCGTTTGGGCAGCAGTTGTTCCTTTAACTTTGGCGGCAACCCCATTTTTTGCTCGGATTGCAGAAGTCAGTTTACGCGAAGTAGATCAAGGATTGATTGAGGCTGCGCAAGCGATCGGTTGTAACCGCACTCAAATCATTTGGCATGTGTTGTTACCTGAAGCGCTACCCGGAATTGTCGCAGGTTTTACTGTAACCATTGTGACCATGATTAACTCCTCTGCCATTGCAGGTGCCATTGGTGCAGGTGGTTTAGGTGATATTGCCTATCGCTATGGTTATCAGCGTTTTGATATGCAGATCATGTTGGCCGTGATTGTCGTGCTCGTGATTTTGGTGATGTGTGTACAAGCGATTGGAGACAATCTGGCAAATCAACTCGATAAAAGGAAGGTTTAA
- the ychF gene encoding redox-regulated ATPase YchF, which translates to MGFNCGIVGLPNVGKSTLFNALTKAAIAAENFPFCTIEPNTGIVPVPDPRLDKLTAIVKPQRVIPTTMEFVDIAGLVAGASKGEGLGNQFLANIRETDAIAHVVRCFEDENVIHVNGKIDPLDDIATINTELALADLETVTKAVTRLAKSAKGGDKEALATKAVLDKILPLLDEGKPARAADLDDDERKLVRGFGLMTLKPTMYIANVAEDGFENNPHLDAVKKLAAEENAIVVPLCNQIEAEISLLEDEDRAEFLEALGMEEPGLNVVIRAGYGLLGLQTYFTAGVQEVRAWTVKVGATAPQAAGVIHTDFEKGFIRAECVAYNDFVQYNGEAGAKEAGKWRLEGKTYIVQDGDVLHFRFNV; encoded by the coding sequence ATGGGTTTTAATTGCGGTATTGTCGGCTTGCCGAACGTTGGTAAATCTACACTTTTCAATGCATTGACTAAAGCTGCTATTGCTGCTGAAAACTTCCCATTTTGTACCATTGAACCAAACACAGGCATCGTTCCTGTGCCAGATCCACGTTTAGACAAATTAACAGCGATTGTAAAACCTCAGCGCGTAATTCCAACAACAATGGAATTTGTGGATATTGCAGGTTTAGTTGCGGGCGCATCTAAAGGTGAAGGCTTGGGTAACCAATTCCTTGCAAACATCCGTGAAACGGATGCGATTGCTCACGTTGTACGTTGTTTTGAAGATGAAAACGTCATACACGTTAACGGTAAAATTGACCCGCTTGATGACATCGCAACCATCAACACGGAACTTGCACTTGCTGACTTAGAAACTGTAACAAAAGCAGTGACTCGTTTAGCAAAATCTGCAAAAGGTGGAGACAAAGAAGCGCTTGCAACCAAAGCAGTTTTAGACAAAATTTTACCTTTACTTGATGAAGGCAAACCTGCCCGTGCTGCTGACCTAGACGACGACGAACGTAAACTGGTCCGTGGTTTTGGTTTAATGACTTTAAAACCAACCATGTATATTGCAAACGTTGCAGAAGATGGTTTTGAAAACAACCCGCATTTAGATGCTGTAAAAAAACTTGCAGCTGAAGAAAATGCAATCGTTGTTCCGCTTTGTAACCAAATCGAAGCTGAAATTTCACTGCTTGAAGACGAAGACCGTGCTGAGTTCCTTGAAGCTTTAGGTATGGAAGAACCAGGTCTAAACGTGGTAATTCGCGCAGGCTACGGTCTTTTAGGTTTACAGACTTACTTCACGGCGGGTGTACAAGAAGTTCGTGCTTGGACCGTTAAAGTCGGTGCAACTGCACCTCAAGCGGCAGGTGTGATCCACACTGACTTCGAAAAAGGCTTTATCCGTGCTGAATGTGTTGCTTATAACGATTTTGTTCAATACAACGGTGAAGCAGGCGCGAAAGAAGCAGGTAAATGGCGTTTAGAAGGTAAAACGTACATTGTTCAAGACGGTGATGTTCTACACTTCCGCTTTAACGTATAA
- a CDS encoding DUF962 domain-containing protein — MSKLEKLLSQYAAYHLDHKNIVTHFVGIPLIVFSIMCLTARAGMTIGSFEITLAMVLILANIVYYLSLDRVFGVIMLVIYALAYPLAYKIAQFDLGLWLSLSIGIFVVGWAFQFVGHFYEKKKPAFMDDVIGLAIGPLFVLAEMVFMLGFRKDIEQRMLDEARKQRAAMDNKHVSVTSH; from the coding sequence ATGAGTAAATTAGAAAAATTATTAAGTCAGTATGCCGCTTATCATCTTGATCATAAAAATATCGTGACCCACTTTGTCGGTATTCCGCTGATTGTGTTTTCAATTATGTGTTTAACCGCAAGAGCTGGCATGACTATTGGCAGTTTTGAAATTACTTTGGCGATGGTTTTGATCTTAGCGAATATTGTTTACTACTTGAGCCTAGATCGAGTTTTCGGTGTGATCATGCTGGTGATTTATGCGCTGGCTTATCCATTGGCGTATAAAATCGCACAGTTTGATTTGGGGCTTTGGTTAAGTCTCAGTATTGGTATTTTTGTGGTTGGCTGGGCATTCCAGTTTGTTGGGCATTTCTATGAGAAGAAAAAACCGGCCTTTATGGATGATGTGATTGGCCTAGCTATCGGTCCATTATTTGTTTTGGCGGAAATGGTGTTTATGCTTGGTTTTAGAAAAGACATCGAACAACGCATGTTGGATGAAGCGCGTAAACAGCGTGCAGCAATGGATAATAAGCATGTCTCTGTGACATCACATTAA
- a CDS encoding Crp/Fnr family transcriptional regulator: protein MLEVQHQQQLLNNNWFAKLPQAYQQYIVQHAKYIDVAKDQAVFHSGDLFDGIYAVLNGAIRLGHVDIEGKEAVAAIAEPIMWFGEISLIDQQPRSHDAIAIQKSTLLHLPKRDVEEFIQATPEFWFHVAQLASQKLRLAFLELIAIQSQNISQRLAQRLLFILSGYGNHLSITNDEIHLSQEQLAQMLMCSRQTINQELQNLEKQGILAIAFKKIKILDPAKLHKMAHSSE, encoded by the coding sequence ATGCTGGAAGTTCAACATCAACAACAATTACTCAATAACAATTGGTTCGCCAAACTACCACAAGCCTATCAACAATATATTGTGCAACATGCCAAATATATTGACGTTGCAAAAGACCAAGCTGTTTTTCACTCTGGGGATTTATTTGATGGCATCTATGCCGTCTTGAACGGTGCAATTCGCTTAGGTCACGTTGATATTGAAGGTAAAGAAGCCGTTGCAGCAATCGCAGAACCGATTATGTGGTTTGGAGAAATTTCATTAATAGATCAGCAACCACGTTCTCACGATGCGATTGCTATTCAAAAAAGTACCCTGCTCCATCTACCTAAACGCGATGTTGAAGAATTTATCCAAGCCACCCCAGAATTTTGGTTTCATGTTGCACAGCTTGCTTCACAGAAGTTACGCCTCGCTTTTTTAGAACTGATTGCAATCCAAAGTCAAAATATCAGTCAACGACTGGCTCAACGCTTACTTTTTATTTTAAGCGGCTATGGCAACCATCTGTCGATTACCAATGATGAAATCCATTTATCACAGGAGCAACTGGCTCAAATGTTGATGTGTTCACGCCAAACCATCAACCAAGAACTTCAAAACTTAGAAAAACAAGGGATACTGGCAATTGCTTTTAAAAAGATTAAGATTTTAGATCCTGCAAAGCTACACAAAATGGCACATAGCTCAGAATAG
- a CDS encoding AzlC family ABC transporter permease, giving the protein MSELNPTSAQAAGFWQGAKDSQAIIFTYLPVSFAFGVSATQFGFSAWEALFLSCSMYAGASQFLVVALLGSGTSIWMTALTVIALDIRHLLYGPALQNLIQDKLNLKKTAIWSWGLTDEVFASGMIKLSQRRQEWSESWMLGLSLFSWLAWATGSFLGGMFSDQVSHLPQFLQAALDFLLPALFLSFLLAAFEKKHTFVVAVTILVSAIACYFIDLSAAIFIGISSGIFAGLFKHYVLKNPDPEHMGDQA; this is encoded by the coding sequence GTGTCCGAACTTAATCCCACTTCTGCGCAAGCTGCTGGCTTTTGGCAAGGGGCTAAGGATAGCCAAGCGATTATCTTTACCTATCTACCTGTTTCTTTTGCCTTTGGTGTATCTGCAACCCAGTTTGGTTTTAGTGCATGGGAGGCTTTATTTTTATCCTGCTCAATGTATGCAGGGGCCAGTCAGTTTTTAGTGGTTGCACTATTGGGTAGTGGCACGTCTATTTGGATGACTGCCCTCACTGTCATTGCCCTAGATATTCGTCACTTACTCTATGGCCCTGCGCTACAAAACTTAATTCAAGATAAACTGAACTTAAAAAAAACCGCTATTTGGTCATGGGGACTAACCGACGAAGTCTTTGCCTCAGGCATGATTAAACTGTCACAACGTCGTCAAGAGTGGTCTGAGTCTTGGATGCTCGGTTTAAGCCTGTTTAGTTGGCTCGCATGGGCTACAGGTTCTTTTCTGGGTGGAATGTTTTCAGACCAAGTCAGTCATTTACCCCAGTTTTTACAAGCCGCTCTAGACTTTCTATTACCTGCACTGTTCTTAAGTTTCTTATTGGCAGCTTTTGAAAAGAAACACACTTTTGTTGTGGCTGTGACCATTCTTGTATCTGCCATTGCCTGCTATTTTATCGACTTATCCGCTGCGATTTTTATTGGTATTAGTTCGGGTATATTTGCAGGTTTGTTTAAGCATTATGTACTGAAAAATCCAGACCCGGAACATATGGGAGATCAAGCATGA
- the ygaH gene encoding L-valine transporter subunit YgaH has protein sequence MNIEIILVGILVGIANFASRFGPFFVIQKFQQGSQKRGALWLKIALGSIGIAAITSMLVVATLPPLLDTPNKSFAMLIGFIVLAGLYFKFKQIVPATLTAALSYGLVYTYIPMPF, from the coding sequence ATGAATATCGAAATTATCTTGGTCGGCATTTTAGTGGGTATTGCAAATTTTGCCTCTCGTTTTGGCCCATTCTTCGTCATTCAAAAGTTCCAGCAAGGTTCACAGAAACGCGGTGCTTTATGGTTGAAAATTGCATTGGGTTCGATTGGTATCGCGGCGATTACTTCAATGCTCGTGGTTGCGACTTTGCCTCCTTTATTAGACACGCCCAATAAAAGTTTTGCCATGTTGATCGGCTTTATTGTATTAGCTGGGCTTTATTTCAAATTTAAGCAAATCGTCCCTGCTACACTTACCGCCGCACTGAGCTATGGCTTGGTCTATACCTATATTCCTATGCCTTTTTAG
- the purT gene encoding formate-dependent phosphoribosylglycinamide formyltransferase: MIYMSVTIGTPLQPSAFKVLLLGSGELGKEVVISLQRLGVEVHAADRYDHAPAMQVAHYAYTLNMADAAALKQLIQEIKPNLIVPEIEAIATQVLVEIEQDNIATVIPSAKAVNLTMNREGIRRLAAEELGLPTSAYRFADTLESFRAACDDIGYPNFVKPVMSSSGKGQSRVKEFSEVDAAWEYAQTGGRVNQGTVIVESQIDFDFEITLLTVRSKNPETGDIETSYCDPIGHRQDAGDYVESWQPQAMSPVALDEARRIANKVTIALGGCGIFGVELFVKGDKVWFSEVSPRPHDTGLVTLASQFQSEFELHARAILGLPVNTARHSIAASAVIYAGMDANNLSFSGLNLALANPNTDLRIFGKPEGFTRRRMGVATARAETTDQARELAVQAATLVSVHQN, from the coding sequence ATGATTTACATGAGCGTTACTATTGGTACTCCACTTCAGCCTTCAGCATTTAAAGTCCTGCTATTGGGATCTGGAGAGCTAGGGAAAGAGGTTGTGATTTCTTTACAACGTTTAGGTGTAGAAGTTCATGCTGCTGACCGTTACGACCATGCTCCTGCAATGCAAGTGGCACACTATGCCTATACCTTGAATATGGCAGATGCGGCAGCGCTGAAACAGCTCATTCAGGAAATTAAGCCGAATCTCATTGTTCCCGAAATTGAAGCCATTGCAACGCAAGTATTGGTTGAAATCGAACAAGATAATATTGCAACCGTCATCCCTTCTGCAAAAGCGGTCAATTTAACCATGAACCGTGAAGGCATCCGTCGTTTAGCTGCGGAAGAACTGGGGTTACCAACCTCAGCTTACCGTTTTGCAGATACTTTAGAATCTTTCCGTGCTGCATGTGATGACATTGGTTATCCAAACTTTGTAAAACCGGTCATGTCCTCTTCTGGCAAAGGCCAATCCCGCGTAAAAGAATTCTCAGAAGTTGATGCTGCGTGGGAATATGCACAAACAGGTGGTCGTGTAAATCAAGGGACAGTAATTGTAGAATCTCAAATTGATTTTGATTTTGAAATTACGCTATTAACAGTCCGTTCAAAAAACCCTGAAACAGGTGATATTGAAACTTCGTACTGCGACCCAATTGGTCACCGCCAAGACGCAGGCGACTATGTTGAAAGCTGGCAGCCTCAAGCCATGTCACCAGTGGCCCTCGACGAAGCAAGACGTATTGCTAATAAAGTCACCATCGCATTGGGTGGCTGTGGTATTTTCGGTGTAGAACTCTTTGTCAAAGGTGATAAAGTGTGGTTTAGTGAAGTATCACCACGCCCACATGACACAGGTCTTGTGACGCTTGCCTCTCAGTTCCAAAGTGAATTTGAACTACATGCACGTGCAATTTTAGGCCTACCTGTAAATACAGCTCGTCACAGCATTGCAGCAAGCGCCGTGATCTATGCAGGTATGGATGCAAATAACTTATCTTTTTCTGGCTTAAATCTTGCTTTGGCAAACCCAAATACTGATTTACGCATTTTTGGGAAACCAGAAGGCTTTACACGTCGCCGTATGGGCGTTGCGACAGCACGTGCAGAAACAACTGACCAAGCGCGTGAACTAGCTGTACAAGCTGCTACACTGGTTAGCGTTCATCAAAATTAA